The proteins below are encoded in one region of Triticum aestivum cultivar Chinese Spring chromosome 1B, IWGSC CS RefSeq v2.1, whole genome shotgun sequence:
- the LOC123111998 gene encoding uncharacterized protein, which yields MAPAASTVDVLGDDLLQEVFVLLPGPADLLRAALACRPFLRAARSAAFLRRFRRRHPFTCPLLLGCHLHLPGERRGNSAPHLLPAPPSAATRRVAERGDFALSFIPRRGRPGAAGAGTPWQLLDCRNGRLLLRSRSSQELAVADPLARRWVSLPALPGDHPVGYALVPDDGDYSVFQAACISRVGDTTELRAFLLSSAELRWADVGGLAQQPNLAASRAMQANRSLYWKLVGGQHMLALNTATTELAVLPLPPFLRELSFDVIEKGEDGAGGLHVLTMRGFCIEVWVGEDDGAGGLAWTLVDKSVRFHRAIAEMIGSEHFYHLTLDVIGVAAGVVFLRNGSCLFCIHLETMKMTKLSENESCPSALIYPYTIAWPPAILNPTEEGA from the coding sequence ATGGCCCCGGCCGCCTCCACCGTCGACGTCCTCGGCGACGACCTGCTGCAGGAGGTCTTCGTCCTGCTCCCGGGCCCCGCCGACCTCCTCCGCGCCGCGCTCGCCTGCCGCCCCTTCCTCCGCGCCGCCCGCAGCGCCGCCTTCCTCCGCcgcttccgccgccgccaccccttcACCTGCCCGCTCCTCCTCGGCTGCCACCTCCACCTCCCCGGCGAGCGCCGCGGGAACAGCGCCCCTCACCTGCTTCCCGCTCCCCCCTCCGCCGCCACGCGCCGGGTCGCCGAGCGCGGCGACTTCGCCCTCTCCTTCATCCCCCGCCGCGGCCGGCCGGGCGCCGCCGGCGCCGGCACCCCGTGGCAGCTCCTCGACTGCCGCAACGGTCGCCTCCTTCTGCGCAGCCGCTCGTCCCAGGAGCTCGCCGTCGCCGACCCGCTGGCCCGGCGGTGGGTCTCGCTCCCCGCGCTCCCCGGCGATCACCCCGTGGGGTATGCCCTCGTCCCCGACGACGGCGACTATTCGGTGTTCCAGGCGGCCTGCATTTCCCGAGTCGGCGACACCACGGAGCTGCGcgccttcctcctctcctccgccgAGCTTCGGTGGGCGGACGTGGGCGGCCTCGCGCAGCAGCCCAATCTCGCGGCCTCCCGGGCGATGCAAGCGAACCGGTCGCTGTACTGGAAGCTAGTGGGTGGACAGCACATGCTGGCGCTCAACACGGCGACGACGGAGCTCGCCGTGCTGCCGCTCCCGCCTTTCCTGCGGGAGCTCAGTTTCGACGTCATCGAGAAGGGGGAGGACGGCGCCGGTGGGCTCCATGTGCTCACCATGCGTGGCTTCTGCATCGAGGTTTGGGTCGGCGAGGACGACGGCGCCGGTGGCCTGGCGTGGACGCTGGTGGACAAGTCGGTGAGGTTCCACAGGGCGATTGCAGAGATGATTGGCTCGGAACACTTTTACCATCTCACACTGGATGTCATCGGGGTGGCTGCGGGTGTTGTGTTCTTGCGCAATGGCAGTTGTCTGTTCTGCATTCATCTTGAGACTATGAAGATGACGAAGCTCTCTGAGAACGAGAGTTGCCCGTCTGCACTGATATATCCTTACACGATAGCGTGGCCGCCAGCGATCTTGAACCCTACTGAAGAAGGTGCTTGA